In Paraburkholderia acidisoli, one DNA window encodes the following:
- a CDS encoding zinc-binding dehydrogenase, with the protein MQTDTSAPRHGRAWIWTGHADPLSLELKTVDAPPLASREVLVRNAVIGLNPVDWKMLRGDHAGWRAGKIPGVDGAGIVAAVGADVEPHWLGKRVAYHTSLAKPGSFAEYTPVAARALLSVPAGVSWESAASVPCPALTACLALDKLPDRKGARLLISGAGGAVGLYALQLAVRRGFEVDVMCHPRHWARLHELGAGACFEGALDASSMWPTQNEGRYFAILDSVDGAHAARLAPAISANGHLVCVQGRVQDWPSEPFGVSLSLHEVALGALHRYGNDADWARLVAMGVDFLDLVDHSQLRIETHIVGDFESLAERLDALKHRSFSGKSLIAVRSDTP; encoded by the coding sequence ATGCAAACGGACACTAGCGCGCCCCGCCACGGGCGGGCGTGGATCTGGACCGGCCACGCCGATCCGCTTTCACTCGAACTGAAAACCGTCGATGCTCCGCCGCTCGCCAGCCGCGAAGTGCTGGTGCGCAATGCCGTAATCGGCCTGAATCCTGTCGACTGGAAAATGCTGCGCGGCGATCATGCCGGCTGGCGTGCGGGCAAAATTCCCGGCGTGGATGGCGCGGGCATCGTCGCCGCGGTCGGCGCGGACGTCGAGCCGCACTGGCTCGGCAAGCGCGTCGCCTATCACACGAGTCTCGCGAAGCCGGGCAGTTTCGCCGAATACACGCCGGTCGCCGCGCGTGCGTTGTTGAGCGTCCCGGCGGGTGTGAGCTGGGAGAGTGCCGCAAGCGTGCCGTGCCCGGCGCTGACCGCCTGCCTCGCCCTCGACAAGCTGCCCGACCGCAAGGGCGCTCGCCTGTTGATCAGCGGCGCGGGCGGCGCCGTGGGCCTCTATGCGCTACAACTGGCCGTCAGGCGCGGATTCGAAGTGGATGTCATGTGTCATCCACGACATTGGGCGCGGTTGCACGAACTCGGCGCGGGCGCGTGCTTCGAAGGTGCGCTCGATGCGTCCAGTATGTGGCCGACGCAGAACGAAGGACGTTACTTCGCGATTCTCGATAGCGTCGACGGTGCGCACGCGGCCCGGCTAGCGCCCGCGATTTCGGCGAACGGTCATCTGGTTTGCGTGCAAGGCCGCGTTCAGGATTGGCCCAGCGAGCCGTTCGGCGTGTCGCTTTCGTTGCATGAGGTCGCGCTCGGCGCGTTACATCGCTATGGCAACGACGCAGACTGGGCACGCCTCGTTGCGATGGGCGTCGATTTTCTCGACCTCGTCGATCACTCGCAACTACGAATCGAAACACACATCGTGGGAGATTTCGAGTCGCTCGCCGAACGCCTCGATGCGCTCAAGCATCGCAGCTTCTCCGGAAAATCGCTTATTGCGGTGCGGTCCGACACACCGTAA
- a CDS encoding ABC transporter permease: protein MPVQPASEAGKLALRAAPRFNVRQIVVAVPPSLFVLAALLLFCVFFRPVLLQLPFQMVIARQAAPLGLAVAAQMIVMRCRSIDLSVGGIFVLTNYLITTAPLNDMSAPAMILGALAVGGGIGLVNGLLITQFRASAVIATLAMASILTGTVLFLSSGSSPGSVPDPVQTLGSAKLGVVPIATVIWVGTLLLLAIPLRFMVFGRLLKAVGSNPVAATLSGLPVEGVFIASHVAAGLLAAGGGLLLSGYVGVSTTSVGTDVVMNSIAGVILGGITFGGGRGGLIGPCAAAFALTLLFNVLNAYGAGESGKLIVQGLAIASAAILAGMARTRR from the coding sequence ATGCCCGTACAACCTGCCTCCGAAGCCGGAAAGCTGGCGCTCCGCGCGGCGCCTCGCTTCAATGTCCGCCAGATCGTGGTCGCCGTGCCGCCGTCCCTCTTCGTTCTCGCGGCGCTGCTGTTGTTCTGCGTGTTCTTCCGCCCCGTGCTGCTGCAGCTGCCGTTCCAGATGGTGATCGCGCGGCAGGCCGCCCCGCTCGGGCTCGCCGTCGCGGCGCAGATGATCGTGATGCGGTGCCGGTCGATCGATCTCTCGGTGGGCGGCATCTTCGTGCTCACGAACTACCTGATCACGACCGCGCCGCTCAACGACATGTCGGCTCCGGCGATGATTCTCGGCGCGCTGGCCGTGGGCGGTGGGATCGGTCTCGTCAACGGGCTTCTGATCACGCAGTTCCGCGCGTCGGCCGTGATCGCGACACTGGCGATGGCATCCATCCTGACCGGCACGGTGCTGTTCCTCAGCTCCGGCAGCAGTCCGGGCTCGGTGCCCGACCCGGTGCAGACGCTGGGCAGCGCGAAGCTCGGCGTCGTCCCCATCGCCACCGTCATCTGGGTGGGCACGCTGCTGCTGCTCGCGATCCCGCTGCGCTTCATGGTATTCGGCCGCCTGCTCAAGGCCGTGGGCAGCAATCCGGTCGCGGCGACCCTGTCCGGGCTGCCGGTGGAAGGCGTGTTTATCGCCTCGCACGTGGCGGCCGGTTTGCTCGCCGCCGGCGGCGGTTTGCTGCTCTCGGGCTACGTGGGCGTCAGCACGACCAGCGTGGGCACGGACGTGGTGATGAACTCGATCGCCGGCGTGATTCTCGGCGGCATCACCTTCGGCGGCGGACGCGGCGGCCTGATCGGCCCGTGCGCGGCGGCCTTCGCGCTCACCTTGCTCTTCAACGTTCTCAATGCCTACGGCGCGGGCGAGTCGGGCAAGCTGATCGTGCAAGGTCTCGCGATCGCGAGCGCGGCCATTCTCGCGGGAATGGCGCGCACGCGCCGCTGA
- a CDS encoding GMC family oxidoreductase: protein MSNAKKHYDFIVIGAGAAGCLTAGRLVRDHGARVLLVEAGARDRNPLIHMPAGFVKLLTNRDYMTFHRSAEHAHLNGRQPSIPQGKVLGGGSSVNAMVYIRGQARDYDDWVSLTGDESWRYERLLPHFVRLEGNTTFNNAAHGVSGPLKVSDGANLSDVSRAFVLAAQQTGLPFNADFNSGSQMGTGFYQTTTFRGRRCSGVDAFLAPVMDDSRLEIRTGTTVTRILIEGNTATGIEVQSGSQREQIKGGQVILTAGALVTPKLLMLSGIGPQKELARLNIPMKVDLPGVGENLQDHHEVPVVAFCNGRYGYFNQDRGWNQIRNGLQYLAFHNGPVASNAVEAGAFFNPDDASGAPSIQMFCLPTVYLDPDVTSTRATYGFTLNSCVMRPKSRGRVSLQTADPNATPIVYPNYLQHPDDLRLSIAGLRRAERIMRAGPLADIVERIVLPDESALGAETAASDEALAEHCRRTVKTVYHPAGTARMGADHDPMAVLHNDLTVRGIQGLRVFDTSSWPTIISGNTVATTYAVADRGVSLMMGETLPGEPTQRDSVAESPPVMQVL from the coding sequence ATGTCAAACGCCAAGAAACACTACGACTTCATCGTGATCGGGGCCGGCGCGGCGGGATGCCTGACCGCTGGGCGCCTCGTGCGCGATCACGGCGCGCGCGTCCTGCTCGTCGAGGCAGGCGCGCGCGACCGCAATCCGCTCATCCACATGCCCGCCGGCTTCGTCAAACTGCTGACGAACCGGGACTACATGACGTTTCACCGCAGTGCCGAACACGCGCATCTGAACGGCCGCCAGCCTTCCATTCCGCAGGGGAAAGTGCTCGGCGGCGGCAGCTCGGTCAATGCGATGGTCTATATCCGCGGCCAGGCACGCGACTACGACGACTGGGTCTCCCTTACCGGCGACGAGTCGTGGCGTTACGAACGCCTGCTGCCGCACTTCGTGCGACTCGAAGGCAACACCACGTTCAACAACGCCGCTCACGGCGTGTCCGGACCGCTGAAGGTGTCGGACGGCGCCAATCTCAGCGACGTATCGCGCGCCTTCGTTCTCGCGGCGCAGCAGACCGGCCTGCCCTTCAATGCCGATTTCAACAGCGGCTCGCAGATGGGGACCGGCTTCTACCAGACCACGACCTTCCGTGGCCGCCGATGCAGCGGTGTGGACGCGTTTCTCGCGCCCGTCATGGACGATTCGCGGCTTGAAATTCGAACGGGCACCACGGTCACGCGCATTCTCATCGAAGGCAACACCGCCACCGGCATCGAAGTGCAAAGCGGCTCGCAACGCGAGCAGATCAAAGGCGGCCAGGTGATTCTCACGGCAGGCGCGCTGGTCACGCCCAAGCTGCTGATGCTGTCCGGTATCGGCCCGCAAAAAGAACTCGCGCGCTTGAACATTCCCATGAAGGTCGATTTGCCGGGCGTTGGCGAGAACCTTCAGGATCATCACGAGGTGCCGGTGGTCGCGTTCTGCAATGGACGGTACGGCTATTTCAATCAAGACCGCGGCTGGAACCAGATCCGCAACGGTCTGCAATATCTCGCGTTCCACAACGGTCCGGTTGCGTCCAACGCGGTGGAAGCGGGCGCGTTCTTCAATCCGGACGATGCCAGTGGCGCGCCGTCGATCCAGATGTTCTGCCTGCCGACCGTGTACCTGGATCCGGATGTGACGTCGACGCGCGCCACCTACGGCTTCACGTTGAACAGCTGCGTGATGCGGCCTAAGAGCCGTGGGCGCGTGTCGCTGCAAACGGCCGATCCGAACGCGACGCCCATTGTCTATCCGAACTACCTCCAGCACCCGGACGACTTGCGGCTGTCGATCGCGGGCCTGCGGCGCGCCGAACGCATCATGCGCGCGGGACCGCTGGCCGACATCGTCGAGCGCATCGTGCTGCCGGACGAAAGCGCGCTGGGTGCGGAAACGGCCGCGTCGGACGAAGCGCTCGCGGAGCATTGCCGCCGCACCGTCAAGACGGTGTATCACCCGGCCGGCACCGCGCGCATGGGCGCGGACCACGATCCGATGGCGGTTCTGCATAACGACCTGACCGTGCGCGGGATTCAGGGTTTGCGCGTATTCGACACGTCGTCGTGGCCGACCATCATCAGCGGCAACACGGTCGCGACCACGTATGCGGTAGCGGATCGCGGCGTCTCCCTGATGATGGGCGAAACGCTGCCCGGCGAGCCCACGCAGCGAGACAGCGTTGCGGAATCGCCACCTGTGATGCAAGTGCTCTAA
- a CDS encoding glycerol dehydrogenase, which yields MHGNRSASAPRIMLRTSVFPSRYVQGAGALGTLDDELARFGSSAACLVDSNVVTLRDTVVAQARRVRLHVRETDAACTERSVSDATAWIRASGAQMVVSLGGGKVVDTGRAAADNLRLPFVCVPTIAASDAPCSALSVIYDKDGRVVHDRFVRRNPDLVLVDSQVIANAPVRFFIAGIGDALSTWYEAQACHKAHAANLCGGHASAVALQTARLCRDTLFEHAVQAVDDCRAHLVTPDFDATLEATVLMSGIGFESAGVAAAHAIHHGLAELPSSHRFLHGEKVAVGTLASLFLWPAPDRERLAVFRFCRDVGLPTRLADIGVDADDGEALETVAERACRHGEIIHNEPYTVTAGMVVTALIAMDRYAKRNVH from the coding sequence ATGCATGGAAACCGATCAGCAAGCGCGCCCCGGATCATGTTGAGAACGAGCGTCTTTCCCTCTCGCTACGTACAGGGCGCCGGAGCGCTCGGCACGCTCGACGACGAACTCGCGCGATTCGGCTCGTCGGCCGCCTGTCTCGTGGATAGCAACGTCGTGACGCTGCGCGACACCGTGGTCGCCCAGGCGCGACGCGTACGGCTACACGTGCGCGAGACGGACGCGGCCTGCACCGAACGTTCGGTGAGCGACGCCACCGCATGGATCCGTGCAAGCGGCGCGCAGATGGTCGTTTCGCTGGGCGGAGGCAAAGTGGTCGACACGGGGCGCGCCGCCGCCGACAACCTGCGTCTGCCGTTCGTCTGCGTACCGACGATCGCCGCGTCCGATGCGCCCTGCTCCGCACTCTCGGTCATCTACGACAAGGATGGCCGTGTCGTGCACGACCGGTTCGTGCGGCGCAATCCCGATCTCGTGCTGGTGGATTCGCAGGTCATTGCCAACGCGCCGGTGCGATTTTTCATTGCAGGAATCGGCGATGCACTGTCCACCTGGTACGAAGCACAGGCGTGTCACAAGGCACACGCGGCCAATCTCTGCGGTGGCCACGCCAGCGCCGTTGCGCTGCAGACGGCCAGGCTATGTCGCGACACGTTATTCGAGCATGCCGTGCAGGCTGTGGACGACTGCCGTGCTCACCTCGTCACACCCGACTTCGACGCCACGCTCGAAGCGACCGTCCTGATGTCCGGCATCGGCTTCGAGTCGGCGGGCGTGGCTGCCGCGCACGCGATTCATCATGGCCTCGCGGAATTGCCTTCATCGCACCGCTTCCTTCATGGGGAGAAGGTGGCGGTCGGCACGCTCGCGTCGCTCTTCCTGTGGCCGGCGCCGGACCGCGAACGCCTCGCGGTATTCCGCTTTTGCCGCGATGTCGGCTTGCCGACCCGTCTTGCCGATATCGGGGTCGATGCCGACGACGGCGAAGCGCTGGAAACGGTTGCCGAACGGGCGTGCCGTCACGGCGAAATCATTCACAACGAGCCCTACACGGTAACGGCCGGCATGGTCGTCACTGCGCTGATCGCCATGGACCGATACGCAAAACGAAACGTTCATTGA
- a CDS encoding SDR family NAD(P)-dependent oxidoreductase — MNDILSCFASDVLAGKTALVSGGTSGIGLEIAKGLAGLGASVTATGSSAEKIRQLVDTNDRKNLRFDALDVTSRESLASYAERFDRLDLLVNAQGISRPGQEYDDATFMNVMDINLVSAMRLSTALMPLLKAARGSIINIASMLSYLADEEVPAYCASKSGMLGLTRALAHRYGRDGVRVNAIAPGYHRTAMTQGLWSEEAAAHKIAERTALKRWGEADDLVGAAIFLATPASRYVTGATLAVDGGYVVG, encoded by the coding sequence ATGAACGACATTCTCTCCTGTTTCGCTTCCGACGTACTTGCCGGAAAAACCGCGCTCGTCTCGGGCGGCACCAGTGGAATCGGCCTCGAGATCGCGAAAGGTCTCGCGGGTCTCGGCGCCAGCGTCACGGCAACCGGCAGCTCCGCCGAAAAAATCCGCCAGCTGGTGGACACCAACGATCGCAAGAACCTGCGGTTCGATGCTCTCGACGTGACGTCACGCGAGTCGCTCGCCTCGTACGCGGAGCGTTTCGATCGCCTCGATCTTCTGGTGAACGCACAGGGCATCTCGCGCCCCGGCCAGGAATACGACGACGCCACGTTCATGAACGTGATGGACATCAATCTGGTCAGCGCCATGCGTCTTTCGACTGCCCTGATGCCGCTGCTCAAGGCAGCGCGCGGCTCGATCATCAATATCGCGTCCATGCTCAGCTACCTCGCCGACGAAGAAGTGCCCGCCTATTGCGCGAGCAAGAGCGGCATGCTCGGCCTCACGCGCGCGCTCGCGCATCGATATGGGCGCGACGGGGTGCGCGTCAACGCCATCGCACCGGGTTATCACCGCACGGCGATGACCCAGGGCTTATGGAGCGAGGAAGCCGCCGCGCACAAGATTGCGGAGCGGACTGCGCTCAAGCGTTGGGGCGAAGCCGACGACCTCGTTGGCGCGGCCATTTTTCTCGCGACGCCCGCCTCCCGTTACGTGACCGGCGCCACGCTCGCGGTGGACGGCGGCTACGTCGTTGGCTGA
- a CDS encoding C-terminal binding protein, with the protein MFKVYVTDYDYPDLDIERAILEPIGAQVIGLQSRTGEGLAELASDADALMQQYAKIPAETIRALEHCKVIARYGIGVDILDVDAARAAGIVVTNVPDYCIEEVADHSISMALTIFRSIPTYTASTRRGEWHWSKWNRPIARMRGSVFGMVGFGRIAQNMARKLHPFGFEIVAYDPFVSASLMASHGVEKVSLEAMLPRADLIDVMCPYTPQTHHLIDAQALAAMKPGALLVNCARGKVVDNRALYDALVSGHIAAAALDDTEEEPAKQSDWSPQDNPLFALENCIVTPHVAYISQDALNEARRVAAENVRAVLLGEKPLNPVNAGY; encoded by the coding sequence GTGTTCAAAGTATATGTGACCGATTACGACTATCCAGACCTCGACATCGAGCGCGCGATCCTCGAACCCATCGGTGCACAGGTGATCGGCCTGCAGTCGCGCACCGGCGAAGGGCTCGCCGAACTCGCGAGCGATGCCGACGCGCTGATGCAGCAGTACGCGAAGATTCCCGCCGAAACCATCCGGGCGCTCGAGCATTGCAAAGTCATCGCGCGCTATGGCATTGGCGTCGATATTCTCGATGTCGACGCGGCGCGCGCGGCGGGCATCGTGGTGACGAATGTGCCGGACTATTGCATCGAGGAAGTGGCCGACCACTCCATCAGCATGGCGTTGACCATCTTCCGCTCGATTCCCACCTATACGGCGTCCACGCGGCGCGGCGAGTGGCACTGGAGCAAATGGAACCGGCCGATTGCCCGCATGCGCGGCAGTGTCTTCGGCATGGTGGGCTTCGGCCGGATTGCGCAGAACATGGCCCGCAAGCTGCATCCGTTCGGCTTCGAGATCGTCGCCTACGACCCGTTCGTCAGCGCGAGCCTGATGGCATCTCACGGCGTGGAGAAGGTTTCGCTCGAAGCGATGCTGCCGCGCGCCGACCTGATCGATGTCATGTGCCCTTACACGCCACAGACGCATCACCTGATCGACGCGCAAGCGCTGGCGGCGATGAAGCCCGGCGCGCTGCTGGTGAACTGCGCGCGCGGCAAGGTGGTCGACAATCGCGCGCTCTACGACGCCCTCGTCAGCGGCCATATCGCAGCAGCGGCGCTCGACGACACCGAAGAAGAACCCGCCAAGCAGTCGGATTGGTCTCCGCAAGACAACCCGCTCTTTGCACTGGAGAACTGCATCGTCACGCCTCACGTGGCGTACATCTCGCAGGATGCGCTGAACGAGGCCCGCCGTGTTGCCGCGGAAAACGTGCGCGCCGTCCTGCTCGGCGAAAAGCCGCTCAACCCGGTCAACGCCGGCTACTAA
- a CDS encoding RraA family protein, which produces MSTTINPRREVDAELIARFVAMADVMSLSCVVSDALQRNGTMRHDIKPKGADRKIIGPALTVQLTAGDIVDCLDVFTVAKPGDVIVIDAFGETETSIWGGLMTGLARNAGVVGAVIDGSCRDTDEAKYLDFPVSAKVSGPRQAHTAISGRREPISINVPISCGGVIVNPGDLVVADEIGVAIVPQADMAAVYERAKTIADNEARMREMVLEGKTFQDLLDKFGRI; this is translated from the coding sequence ATGAGCACGACTATCAACCCGCGCCGCGAAGTGGACGCCGAACTGATCGCGCGTTTTGTCGCCATGGCCGACGTCATGTCACTGTCTTGCGTGGTTTCGGACGCCCTGCAGCGCAACGGCACCATGCGTCACGACATCAAGCCGAAAGGCGCCGATCGCAAGATCATCGGCCCCGCTCTGACCGTGCAGTTGACCGCGGGCGATATCGTCGACTGTCTCGACGTCTTCACCGTTGCCAAACCGGGCGATGTCATCGTCATCGACGCATTCGGCGAAACCGAAACCTCCATCTGGGGCGGCTTGATGACGGGCCTCGCGCGCAATGCCGGCGTCGTCGGCGCGGTGATCGACGGCAGTTGCCGCGATACCGACGAAGCGAAGTATCTCGACTTCCCGGTTTCGGCGAAGGTTTCGGGCCCGCGTCAGGCTCATACGGCCATCAGCGGCCGCCGCGAGCCGATCAGTATCAACGTGCCGATTTCGTGTGGCGGCGTGATCGTCAATCCCGGCGATCTCGTGGTTGCCGACGAAATCGGCGTGGCGATCGTGCCGCAGGCCGATATGGCCGCCGTCTACGAGCGCGCGAAAACCATCGCCGATAACGAAGCACGCATGCGCGAAATGGTTCTCGAGGGCAAGACCTTCCAGGATCTGCTCGACAAGTTCGGGCGCATCTGA
- a CDS encoding aldose epimerase family protein, with protein sequence MENITMQNNERWTLKWAHGEATVQAMGGMLAPVRFDIGSGRSVSPLHVAPWGDDPAWPGLMRALRGEWPCVPFGTIDVPDNLPAGFTPREAGDEWRHGFSSNHLWQCVEHTKHRVALRIDYPQDSAVESLHRVIEASADAPALTVTLTVKVRRDITLPFALHPTFAVPKESVQVLACPYRAVHTYPVPVEPRYSRIATNRTFDSLRALDTPEGPLDVTRLPLPRITEELVQLEACRPPFVLRYPADNADVELDWNTDDFPDAVLWISNGGRDYAPWSGRNFALGVEPVCGFFDLGRVVTPPSHHPLAGREGFRFEASAPRTIRYTLSAALSSE encoded by the coding sequence GTGGAGAACATCACGATGCAGAACAATGAACGCTGGACGTTGAAGTGGGCGCACGGCGAAGCCACGGTCCAGGCCATGGGCGGCATGCTGGCGCCCGTGCGCTTCGATATCGGTTCAGGTCGCAGTGTTTCTCCGCTTCACGTGGCCCCGTGGGGAGACGATCCGGCCTGGCCGGGACTCATGCGCGCGTTGCGCGGCGAATGGCCCTGCGTGCCGTTCGGCACGATCGATGTGCCGGACAACCTTCCGGCTGGCTTCACGCCGCGCGAGGCGGGCGACGAATGGCGCCATGGCTTCAGTTCGAATCACCTGTGGCAATGCGTGGAGCACACGAAACACCGCGTCGCGCTGCGTATCGACTATCCGCAGGATAGCGCCGTCGAAAGCCTGCACCGCGTGATCGAAGCCAGCGCTGACGCGCCCGCGCTCACTGTCACGTTAACGGTGAAGGTACGTCGCGACATCACCTTGCCATTCGCGCTTCACCCCACTTTCGCCGTGCCGAAAGAAAGCGTGCAAGTGCTGGCGTGCCCATACCGCGCGGTACACACCTACCCCGTTCCGGTCGAGCCGCGGTACTCGCGCATTGCGACCAACCGCACGTTCGACTCGCTGCGCGCGCTCGACACGCCGGAGGGGCCGCTCGACGTCACGCGGCTGCCATTGCCCCGGATCACCGAGGAACTCGTCCAGCTCGAAGCGTGCCGGCCGCCGTTCGTGTTGCGCTATCCGGCGGACAACGCCGACGTCGAGCTCGACTGGAACACCGACGACTTCCCGGACGCCGTTCTCTGGATCAGCAACGGCGGACGCGACTATGCGCCGTGGTCCGGCAGGAACTTCGCGCTGGGAGTCGAACCGGTGTGCGGCTTCTTCGATCTCGGACGCGTCGTCACGCCGCCCTCCCACCACCCGCTGGCCGGACGCGAGGGATTTCGCTTCGAGGCGTCCGCGCCGCGAACGATTCGCTACACGCTGTCCGCAGCGTTGTCTTCTGAATAG
- a CDS encoding mandelate racemase/muconate lactonizing enzyme family protein codes for MLKIESVESFVLKTALDKPFAYSQGWVTGRSTTVVRIRTTDGLEGWGETFSVGLQPPEIAATVIESALKPLLVGQNPLDTEVLWNNMYLRTRDFGRKGVVLGAISAVDIALWDICGKVAKQPVWQLLGGAFRQRVQCYATGFFRPEGQGQANEMALEARRHQSAGFSIMKVKLGFGLDDDIAVMHAIREALDPRTQLMIDVNHAYGANEAIRLGRALADFKLRWIEEPVVPEDLAGYRRVRDAIDTPVAGGEAEFSMYGFHDLFKAGAVDIAQPDICLAGGFTALRHINTLAQVNGVKVNPHVWGTAIGQYASMHMIAATPDTHYSLFADQPLFEFDTSSHPFRTALVKQPLEHQGGWLNVPTGPGLGFELDQAFFDRTAVRVGA; via the coding sequence ATGTTGAAGATCGAAAGTGTAGAGTCGTTCGTACTCAAAACCGCGCTCGACAAACCCTTCGCGTACTCCCAGGGTTGGGTCACCGGCCGCTCGACCACGGTGGTGCGAATCCGCACGACCGACGGCCTCGAAGGCTGGGGGGAAACGTTCAGCGTGGGCCTGCAACCGCCGGAGATCGCCGCCACCGTGATCGAAAGCGCGCTCAAGCCGCTTCTGGTGGGTCAAAATCCGCTCGACACGGAAGTGTTGTGGAACAACATGTATCTGCGTACGCGCGATTTCGGCCGCAAGGGGGTGGTCCTCGGCGCGATCAGCGCGGTGGATATCGCGCTCTGGGATATCTGTGGCAAGGTCGCGAAGCAGCCCGTCTGGCAGTTGCTCGGCGGCGCTTTCCGTCAACGTGTGCAATGCTACGCAACGGGTTTTTTCCGGCCTGAAGGGCAAGGTCAGGCGAACGAGATGGCGCTCGAAGCGAGGCGTCATCAATCGGCGGGCTTTTCCATCATGAAGGTCAAGCTCGGCTTCGGTCTCGACGACGATATCGCCGTGATGCACGCCATTCGCGAAGCACTCGACCCTCGCACGCAGTTGATGATCGACGTGAATCACGCCTACGGCGCGAACGAGGCGATCCGCCTGGGCCGCGCGCTCGCCGACTTCAAGCTGCGCTGGATCGAGGAACCCGTGGTGCCCGAAGACCTCGCCGGCTACCGGCGCGTGCGCGACGCCATCGACACGCCCGTGGCGGGCGGCGAAGCGGAATTTTCCATGTATGGTTTTCACGATCTGTTCAAGGCGGGCGCGGTGGATATCGCCCAGCCGGACATCTGTCTCGCGGGCGGTTTCACGGCGCTCAGGCATATCAACACGCTCGCCCAGGTCAACGGCGTGAAGGTCAATCCGCACGTGTGGGGCACCGCGATCGGCCAGTACGCGTCAATGCATATGATCGCCGCCACGCCCGATACGCATTACTCGCTATTCGCCGATCAACCCCTGTTCGAATTCGATACGTCGTCACACCCGTTCAGGACCGCGCTGGTCAAACAGCCGCTCGAACATCAGGGCGGCTGGCTGAACGTGCCCACAGGCCCGGGCCTCGGTTTCGAACTGGATCAGGCATTTTTCGACAGAACGGCGGTTCGCGTCGGAGCTTGA